The Sinomonas sp. P10A9 genome includes a window with the following:
- a CDS encoding AMP-binding protein, producing MNPHDPDGLHTLGRWTADRARSAPERTAIDDRGVTLTYRELEARAAALADALRNAGYAPGQRIATLTGNSADHVVLFFACAKAGLTLVPLSWRLAPVELAEQLRVSGPALFVVEPEHAALGAAAAALLVEPPRTSEPGRDGIERGLPTVGAAVPRRPVADADALLAVFTSGTSGRPKAAVLTHANCFWTNLSFSRTVEIGRDDVVLCVMPQFHVGGWNIQALLAWWTGATVVLERGFDAGRVLKLIPQRRVTTMMGVPAHYLMLSQHPGFRDADLTSLQRAVVGGAPMPAPLLRTWHARGVALTQGYGLTEAGPNVLCLAPEEALRRVGSAGTPYPHVDVVVADPATGEEVDGAGRGELWVRGPGVFAGYLADPAATADVLVDGWLRTGDVVERDDDGFLRVVDRLKDIYISGGENVSPYEVEHALLTHPAVADAAVVGVPDERWGEAGAAFVVVRSGEATDAQELTEHLRGVLARFKVPRTIEFVEDIPRTGLHKVARARLRARVAPQPERAP from the coding sequence ATGAATCCGCACGACCCCGACGGCCTCCACACCCTCGGGCGGTGGACGGCCGATCGTGCCCGCAGCGCCCCCGAGAGGACGGCGATCGACGACCGCGGTGTGACGCTCACGTACCGCGAGCTCGAGGCGCGGGCTGCGGCGCTCGCGGACGCCCTCCGCAACGCGGGCTACGCACCCGGCCAGCGCATCGCCACGCTCACGGGCAACAGCGCGGACCACGTGGTGCTGTTCTTCGCGTGCGCGAAGGCCGGACTCACGCTCGTCCCCCTCTCCTGGCGGCTAGCTCCCGTCGAACTCGCCGAGCAGCTTCGCGTGAGCGGACCCGCGCTCTTCGTTGTCGAGCCCGAGCATGCGGCCCTCGGTGCCGCCGCGGCGGCGCTCCTCGTGGAGCCTCCCCGCACGTCCGAGCCCGGGCGCGACGGCATCGAGCGAGGCCTTCCCACGGTGGGCGCAGCGGTGCCGCGGCGGCCGGTGGCGGACGCAGACGCCCTCCTCGCCGTTTTCACTTCGGGGACGTCCGGGCGCCCCAAGGCCGCCGTCCTGACCCATGCGAACTGCTTCTGGACCAACCTCTCCTTCTCCCGCACCGTCGAGATCGGCCGGGATGACGTGGTCCTGTGCGTCATGCCGCAGTTCCATGTGGGCGGCTGGAACATCCAGGCCCTCCTGGCGTGGTGGACGGGCGCCACCGTGGTGCTCGAGCGCGGATTCGACGCTGGCCGCGTGCTCAAGCTCATTCCCCAGCGCCGCGTCACCACCATGATGGGCGTCCCCGCGCACTACCTCATGCTGTCCCAGCACCCCGGGTTCCGCGACGCCGACCTCACGAGCCTCCAGCGCGCCGTCGTGGGCGGCGCTCCGATGCCGGCCCCGCTCCTGCGGACCTGGCACGCGCGCGGGGTCGCGCTCACCCAGGGCTACGGGCTCACCGAGGCGGGCCCCAACGTGCTGTGCCTCGCGCCCGAGGAGGCCCTGCGCAGGGTGGGCTCGGCGGGCACCCCGTACCCGCATGTCGATGTCGTCGTCGCCGATCCGGCCACGGGGGAGGAGGTCGACGGCGCGGGGCGGGGCGAGCTCTGGGTCCGCGGGCCGGGTGTCTTCGCGGGATACCTCGCCGACCCGGCGGCCACCGCGGACGTGCTCGTGGACGGGTGGCTGCGGACGGGCGACGTCGTGGAGCGCGACGACGACGGGTTCCTGCGCGTCGTCGACCGGCTCAAGGACATCTACATCTCCGGGGGCGAGAACGTCTCGCCCTACGAGGTCGAGCACGCGCTCCTCACACATCCCGCCGTGGCCGACGCGGCCGTGGTGGGAGTGCCGGACGAACGTTGGGGCGAGGCGGGCGCGGCCTTCGTCGTCGTGCGCAGCGGTGAGGCCACGGACGCCCAGGAGCTCACCGAGCATCTCCGCGGCGTCCTCGCGCGGTTCAAGGTGCCGCGCACCATCGAGTTCGTGGAGGACATCCCGCGCACGGGCCTGCACAAGGTCGCGCGGGCGCGCCTCCGGGCGAGAGTCGCACCCCAGCCGGAGCGTGCCCCGTGA
- a CDS encoding branched-chain amino acid ABC transporter permease: MSRRVWGRLAGGAAVVLVLAVLPLFTIDLPGILPGPTYTPGSLQLLALCFAMAAAALSYHLLLGAAGLLSFGHALSFGAGVYGLAVILAHLGLPLVPAALLALVSAIVLALAVGSISLRVAGIPFAMVTLAFAQAGSVLVRRNPGQATGGDEGLALSTDNLPDALVGVVNTRNLYWLALAALVLVYAVVLWIQSSRAGHAAEAVRENELRVRVLGLQPFAPKLLIFTVGGALAAVAGMVYLLLQSGAVPRSVSSDLTITLLVMVVLGGVGSRWGAIVGGILYTLLDQRLAALAGSAAVKDLPPVLRIPLSEPLFILGTLFILVVLFLPGGLAGAAAKLRARRRGSPRQLTPTDRLEKVLEDA, translated from the coding sequence ATGAGCCGCCGGGTCTGGGGGCGCCTGGCGGGAGGGGCGGCCGTGGTTCTCGTGCTCGCGGTCCTTCCCCTCTTCACGATCGACCTCCCCGGGATCCTGCCTGGCCCCACCTACACCCCGGGGTCACTCCAGCTCCTCGCGCTGTGCTTCGCGATGGCCGCCGCGGCGCTGAGCTACCACCTGCTGCTGGGCGCGGCAGGCCTGCTCTCATTCGGGCATGCCCTCTCGTTCGGAGCCGGGGTGTACGGCCTTGCCGTGATCCTCGCTCATCTCGGGCTGCCGCTCGTCCCGGCCGCCCTGCTCGCCCTCGTGTCCGCGATCGTGCTCGCGCTCGCCGTTGGCAGCATCAGCCTGCGCGTGGCAGGGATCCCGTTCGCGATGGTCACGCTAGCGTTCGCCCAAGCGGGGTCGGTGCTCGTGCGGCGCAACCCGGGCCAGGCCACGGGGGGCGACGAGGGCCTCGCGCTGTCCACGGACAACCTGCCCGATGCCCTCGTCGGCGTCGTGAACACGCGGAACCTCTACTGGCTCGCCCTCGCGGCCCTCGTGCTCGTCTACGCAGTTGTGCTGTGGATCCAGTCAAGCCGTGCAGGGCATGCGGCCGAGGCCGTGCGTGAGAACGAGCTGCGCGTGCGCGTCCTCGGGCTGCAGCCGTTCGCCCCCAAGCTGCTCATCTTCACCGTGGGCGGGGCACTGGCCGCCGTCGCCGGCATGGTCTACCTCCTCCTGCAGTCCGGCGCCGTCCCGCGGTCCGTGTCCTCGGACCTGACGATCACCCTCCTCGTCATGGTGGTGCTCGGCGGAGTCGGCTCGCGCTGGGGAGCGATCGTGGGGGGCATCCTGTACACGCTCCTGGACCAGCGGCTCGCCGCGCTCGCCGGCTCGGCCGCGGTCAAGGACCTCCCGCCCGTCCTCCGGATTCCACTCTCGGAACCCCTGTTCATCCTCGGTACGCTGTTCATCCTGGTGGTGCTGTTCCTGCCGGGCGGCCTCGCCGGGGCGGCGGCGAAGCTGCGCGCACGACGGCGCGGCTCGCCTCGCCAGCTGACGCCCACCGATCGTCTCGAGAAGGTCCTGGAGGACGCATGA
- a CDS encoding branched-chain amino acid ABC transporter permease, which produces MSTVVLLLVTGLGLGALYFLVASGLSLIYGLMGVLNFAHGSFLTLGAFLGWEAARRLGADSWGTFAISLIVGALAGAGVATITELTLIRPLYLRHIEQVLVTVGLSLATVALFDGIWGTDPAYIAGPAWFKDTTDILGARIPNDRFVAIFCAVLVLAGLVLFLKRTRYGLIIRAGVENRAMVTALGIDVRRAFTLVFAIGGAAAGLGGVLASHYFGYVSPLLGGSLLIFAFIVTVIGGLGSLSGAAIASVGVAVLQQFANFYFGIGDFVVVLALAVVLLVRPRGLLGAAA; this is translated from the coding sequence GTGAGCACCGTCGTCCTCCTCCTCGTCACGGGCCTGGGCCTCGGCGCCCTGTACTTCCTCGTCGCCTCGGGCCTCTCGCTCATCTATGGCCTCATGGGCGTGCTGAACTTCGCGCACGGCTCCTTCCTCACGCTCGGGGCCTTCCTCGGATGGGAAGCGGCGCGAAGGCTTGGTGCCGATTCGTGGGGCACGTTCGCGATCTCCCTGATCGTGGGCGCCCTGGCCGGCGCCGGGGTCGCCACGATCACCGAGCTGACGCTCATCCGACCGCTGTACCTGCGGCACATCGAGCAGGTCCTCGTCACCGTAGGCCTCTCGCTGGCCACGGTCGCGCTGTTCGACGGGATCTGGGGCACAGACCCCGCGTACATCGCCGGACCGGCGTGGTTCAAGGACACCACCGACATCCTCGGCGCGAGGATCCCCAACGACCGCTTCGTCGCGATCTTCTGCGCCGTCCTCGTCCTGGCCGGACTCGTGCTGTTCCTCAAGCGCACACGCTACGGCCTCATCATCCGGGCCGGGGTCGAGAACCGCGCGATGGTGACGGCGCTCGGCATTGACGTCCGCAGGGCCTTCACACTCGTCTTCGCGATCGGCGGTGCCGCGGCAGGACTCGGGGGAGTGCTCGCGAGCCACTACTTCGGCTACGTCTCTCCGCTCCTGGGCGGCTCCCTCCTCATCTTCGCGTTCATCGTCACGGTGATCGGGGGCCTCGGATCCCTTTCCGGCGCAGCGATCGCCTCGGTCGGGGTGGCGGTCCTGCAGCAGTTCGCCAACTTCTACTTTGGGATCGGTGATTTCGTGGTCGTCCTCGCGCTCGCCGTGGTGCTGCTCGTACGCCCCCGCGGCCTCCTGGGAGCCGCGGCATGA
- a CDS encoding ABC transporter ATP-binding protein: MSGAPSGDSRPILTVEGLRAHIGGQQVVEDVSFSVPDQGVMAVLGRNGVGKTSTLRALLGLIARTGRIELAGERIDGEPTHRIVQRGVGYVPEDRDVFSKLTVAENLHLAVRGRPSSERRELVERLFPDLVQRARQTAGTLSGGQQQMVALARALLNENRVLLVDEPTKGLAPKVVQEVAVALEAVAMTVPILLVEQNLAVVRRLAAGAVVLSGGRVVHRADDVRGLLDDEALTRRLLGVGGDTAHDGGPAPLGASRRRGDDRDNGDTAPAAPAGREATA, encoded by the coding sequence GTGAGCGGCGCGCCGAGCGGGGACAGCCGCCCTATACTCACAGTCGAGGGCCTGCGGGCCCACATCGGCGGCCAGCAGGTGGTCGAGGACGTCAGCTTCTCGGTTCCGGACCAGGGCGTCATGGCGGTGCTGGGCCGCAACGGCGTCGGCAAGACGAGCACCCTCAGGGCGCTGCTCGGACTCATCGCACGCACGGGCCGGATCGAGCTGGCAGGCGAGCGCATCGACGGCGAGCCCACCCACCGGATCGTCCAGCGCGGCGTCGGCTATGTCCCCGAGGACCGAGACGTCTTCTCGAAGCTGACCGTCGCCGAGAACCTCCACCTCGCGGTGCGGGGGCGCCCTTCGAGCGAGCGCAGGGAGCTCGTCGAGCGACTCTTCCCCGACCTGGTCCAGCGCGCCCGGCAGACCGCAGGCACGCTCTCCGGCGGCCAGCAGCAGATGGTTGCCCTCGCCCGCGCGCTCCTGAACGAGAACCGGGTCCTCCTCGTCGACGAGCCCACCAAGGGCCTGGCACCCAAGGTCGTCCAAGAGGTCGCGGTCGCGCTCGAGGCAGTGGCCATGACCGTGCCGATCCTGCTCGTCGAGCAGAACCTCGCCGTGGTCCGCCGCCTCGCCGCCGGAGCCGTCGTGCTCTCCGGAGGCCGAGTCGTGCACCGTGCCGACGACGTGCGCGGCCTCCTCGACGACGAGGCCCTCACCCGCCGCCTTCTCGGAGTCGGCGGCGACACCGCACACGACGGCGGACCCGCACCCCTCGGCGCCAGCCGTCGTCGAGGCGACGATCGAGACAACGGCGACACCGCGCCAGCGGCCCCCGCGGGACGCGAGGCCACCGCGTGA
- a CDS encoding substrate-binding domain-containing protein encodes MKATTKFLLTAALATGLVATGCAPSTSTAAGGASGGSSEAARTVNVGIVYSKTGPLAAYGEAYYEGLQAGIKYATGGTGKVGNATLNLTYQDDAGDPDKAVSIAKDLIGKDYKILAGTVASGVALKLADQAAQNKVLYIAGPAATDALQGINKYTFRSGRQSLQDVATAGTFVDSLQGKKVTVFAQNNAFGQGNVAAVKAVLGAKGATVDQILVPEDATEFTPFARQIIDAKPALTFVAWAGATSGAMWQSLTQQGVFDAAPVVTGLGDLSTFSAYGAASGKISFLNHYFKGAGGNNAVEQEMIKNVEAAGKKVDLFTPDGFVAGQMIVQAVKSGTAVDDMVKGLEGYSFDGPKGKETIRASDHVLLQPMYQAKLVQKDGTWTPELVKTVPADQVAPAEKKS; translated from the coding sequence GTGAAGGCAACAACGAAGTTCCTCCTCACCGCGGCACTGGCCACAGGCCTCGTCGCAACCGGATGCGCGCCGAGCACCTCCACCGCCGCCGGGGGTGCGTCTGGCGGCTCGTCGGAGGCCGCTCGTACGGTCAACGTGGGCATTGTCTACTCGAAGACCGGCCCTCTCGCGGCCTACGGCGAGGCTTACTACGAGGGACTCCAGGCGGGCATCAAGTACGCGACCGGCGGCACCGGCAAGGTGGGCAACGCGACGCTCAACCTCACGTACCAGGACGACGCCGGGGACCCGGACAAGGCCGTCTCGATCGCCAAGGACCTCATCGGCAAGGACTACAAGATCCTGGCCGGGACGGTCGCCTCCGGCGTGGCGCTCAAGCTCGCCGACCAGGCGGCACAGAACAAGGTCCTCTACATCGCGGGCCCGGCCGCGACGGACGCGCTCCAGGGCATCAACAAGTACACGTTCCGCTCGGGCCGCCAGTCGCTCCAGGACGTCGCCACCGCGGGGACGTTCGTGGACAGTCTGCAGGGAAAGAAGGTCACAGTCTTCGCGCAGAACAATGCGTTCGGGCAGGGCAACGTGGCCGCTGTCAAGGCGGTGCTGGGTGCGAAGGGCGCCACGGTGGACCAGATCCTCGTCCCTGAGGATGCCACGGAGTTCACGCCGTTCGCACGCCAGATTATTGATGCCAAGCCTGCGCTCACCTTCGTGGCGTGGGCGGGCGCGACGAGCGGCGCGATGTGGCAGTCGCTGACCCAGCAGGGTGTGTTCGACGCCGCCCCGGTCGTCACCGGCCTCGGGGACCTCTCGACGTTCTCCGCGTATGGCGCCGCGAGCGGCAAGATCAGCTTCCTCAACCACTACTTCAAGGGGGCTGGGGGGAACAACGCGGTCGAGCAGGAGATGATCAAGAACGTCGAGGCGGCAGGCAAGAAGGTGGACCTCTTCACACCTGACGGCTTCGTGGCAGGCCAGATGATCGTCCAGGCGGTCAAGTCGGGTACCGCCGTGGATGACATGGTCAAGGGCCTTGAGGGGTACTCGTTCGACGGCCCGAAGGGCAAGGAGACCATCCGTGCCTCCGACCACGTGCTGCTCCAGCCCATGTACCAGGCGAAGCTCGTCCAGAAGGACGGCACGTGGACGCCGGAGCTCGTCAAGACCGTCCCGGCTGACCAAGTCGCGCCGGCCGAGAAGAAGAGCTGA
- the prfB gene encoding peptide chain release factor 2 has protein sequence MADIDFPAEIRALRTTHASIEHVTDVESLREEIAQLSEAAGVPDLWDDPAKAQVVTSRLSHRQSELERVEGLGSRIDDLEVLVELSQDEDDADTLAEATKELAAIRKALEELEVVTLLNGEYDAREAVVTIRSGAGGVDAADFAEMLMRMYLRWAERHGYPTTVMDTSYAEEAGLKSATFEVNAPFAYGTLSVEAGTHRLVRISPFDNQGRRQTSFAAVEVIPLIEQTDHIDIPDNDIRVDVFRSSGPGGQSVNTTDSAVRLTHLPTGLVVSMQNEKSQIQNRAAAMRVLQSRLLLLKKEQEDAEKKALAGDVKASWGDQMRSYVLNPYQMVKDLRTNHEVGNTAAVLDGDIDDFIDAGIRWRAGQRHEAANT, from the coding sequence ATGGCTGACATCGACTTTCCCGCAGAGATCCGTGCGCTCCGCACCACCCACGCGTCCATCGAGCACGTCACGGACGTTGAATCGCTGCGAGAGGAAATCGCCCAGCTGAGCGAGGCCGCGGGCGTCCCGGACCTGTGGGACGATCCCGCGAAGGCGCAGGTAGTGACCTCGCGACTTTCGCACCGCCAGTCGGAGCTCGAGCGTGTCGAGGGCTTGGGCTCGCGCATCGACGACCTCGAGGTCCTCGTGGAGCTGAGCCAGGACGAGGACGACGCCGATACCCTCGCCGAGGCGACCAAGGAACTCGCCGCGATCCGCAAGGCCCTCGAGGAGCTGGAGGTCGTCACCCTCCTGAACGGCGAGTACGACGCCCGCGAGGCCGTCGTGACGATCCGCTCCGGTGCCGGTGGCGTCGACGCCGCAGACTTCGCCGAGATGCTCATGCGTATGTACCTTCGCTGGGCTGAGCGCCACGGGTATCCGACCACGGTCATGGACACCTCCTACGCTGAAGAGGCCGGACTCAAGTCCGCCACCTTCGAGGTCAACGCGCCCTTCGCCTACGGAACGCTGTCCGTCGAGGCCGGCACCCACCGCCTCGTGCGCATCAGCCCGTTCGACAACCAGGGACGCCGCCAGACGTCCTTTGCCGCCGTCGAGGTCATCCCGCTCATTGAGCAGACCGACCACATCGACATTCCGGACAACGATATCCGCGTCGACGTCTTCCGCTCCTCCGGCCCCGGCGGCCAGTCGGTCAACACGACCGACTCGGCGGTGCGGCTGACCCACCTTCCCACGGGTCTCGTCGTGTCGATGCAGAACGAGAAGTCCCAGATCCAGAACCGTGCGGCGGCCATGCGCGTGCTGCAGTCGCGTCTGCTTCTGCTGAAGAAGGAGCAGGAGGACGCCGAGAAGAAGGCGCTCGCCGGCGATGTCAAGGCATCGTGGGGAGACCAGATGCGGTCCTACGTCCTCAACCCGTACCAGATGGTCAAGGATCTGCGGACCAACCACGAGGTGGGCAACACCGCCGCGGTTCTTGACGGTGACATCGACGACTTCATCGACGCCGGGATCCGCTGGCGCGCGGGTCAGCGCCACGAAGCGGCCAACACGTAA
- a CDS encoding pilus assembly protein TadG-related protein, with product MRRCARGVVRRIRQATRGDESGQLTIMIIGFTVLCLLVATTVMGVSAAYIEHKKLLSAADGAAAAAADSFRLADTASGDAPPAAVLAPERVRGVVVTYLERDGATVRFEGLTVSAATGTPEGRTATVSLAAVARIPVVNFILPDGVPIEATASARARLTR from the coding sequence ATGAGAAGGTGCGCACGCGGCGTCGTGCGCCGCATCAGGCAGGCGACGCGCGGCGACGAATCCGGCCAGCTGACCATCATGATCATCGGGTTCACCGTGCTGTGCCTGCTGGTCGCCACGACGGTCATGGGTGTCTCCGCCGCGTACATCGAGCACAAGAAGCTGCTCTCGGCGGCCGACGGCGCCGCTGCAGCCGCCGCTGACAGCTTCCGGCTCGCCGACACTGCCTCGGGCGACGCGCCGCCGGCGGCCGTCCTCGCGCCCGAACGCGTCCGCGGCGTCGTGGTCACCTATCTCGAGCGGGATGGGGCCACGGTCAGGTTCGAGGGCCTCACCGTGTCCGCGGCAACGGGCACGCCCGAGGGCCGGACGGCGACGGTTAGCCTCGCGGCGGTCGCGCGGATCCCCGTGGTGAACTTCATCCTGCCCGACGGCGTGCCAATCGAGGCGACGGCCAGTGCGCGGGCGAGGCTCACGCGGTGA
- a CDS encoding TadE/TadG family type IV pilus assembly protein, which translates to MVGGLLTVLALAVVQLTLILHVRNVLVDAAASGARYGTLADRTPDDARQRAADLIAGSIGADYATGIRVDQADAAGGRTLEVRVVAPMPVIGLLGPAGTMEVVGHAPLQ; encoded by the coding sequence ATGGTCGGCGGGCTGCTCACCGTCCTGGCGCTCGCCGTCGTCCAGCTCACCCTCATCCTCCACGTCAGGAACGTCCTCGTCGACGCCGCGGCCTCGGGCGCGCGGTACGGAACCCTCGCAGACCGGACGCCCGACGACGCGCGGCAGCGCGCCGCCGATCTCATTGCCGGCTCGATCGGAGCGGACTATGCGACGGGCATCAGGGTTGACCAGGCCGATGCGGCCGGCGGCCGAACGCTCGAGGTCCGCGTGGTTGCGCCGATGCCCGTGATCGGCCTCCTCGGACCGGCCGGAACGATGGAGGTCGTGGGGCATGCGCCGCTTCAGTGA
- a CDS encoding type II secretion system F family protein, producing MSGIMALAVLAGAVLGVGLWLAFVRLPVMRRTTFTERVAPQLRSADRRSRLLQSEQPNLTPFGPLEQILRPLLHDAVASLAHLNLGNAALAKRLARAGSSKSPVDFRAEQLLWAGAAFVLATLVAVTTAAAGRLSAVFAILMVLGATAAGFMARDYLLACAITKRKQRILAEFPAVADMMALAVGAGETAAGALDRTSKVSHGELAKEFTAVLAHTRSGAPLVEALQAMADRLELAPITRFVDGIVVAIERGTPLADILRAQAQDVRDLAKRELMEAAGKKEIGMMIPLVFGILPLTIIFAVYPGVAAVVLGF from the coding sequence GTGAGCGGGATCATGGCGCTCGCGGTCCTGGCCGGCGCGGTGCTCGGGGTGGGGCTGTGGCTCGCATTCGTCCGTCTCCCCGTCATGAGGCGCACCACCTTCACCGAACGGGTCGCCCCGCAGCTGCGCTCCGCCGACAGGAGGTCGCGCCTGCTGCAGAGCGAACAGCCCAACCTGACGCCGTTCGGCCCCCTCGAGCAGATCCTGCGGCCCCTCCTGCACGACGCCGTGGCCTCGCTCGCGCATCTCAACCTCGGCAATGCCGCGCTCGCCAAGCGTCTGGCCCGGGCAGGTTCGTCGAAGAGTCCGGTCGACTTCCGTGCCGAGCAGCTCCTCTGGGCTGGCGCGGCATTCGTGCTCGCAACGCTCGTGGCCGTGACCACCGCTGCCGCGGGCCGGCTCAGCGCCGTCTTCGCGATTCTTATGGTCCTCGGCGCGACAGCGGCCGGGTTCATGGCCCGTGACTATCTGCTGGCGTGCGCGATCACCAAGCGCAAGCAGCGCATCCTCGCCGAATTCCCGGCCGTCGCGGACATGATGGCCCTCGCTGTCGGCGCGGGGGAGACGGCAGCCGGGGCGCTCGACCGGACCTCGAAGGTCTCGCACGGAGAACTGGCGAAGGAGTTCACCGCGGTCCTCGCCCACACTCGCTCGGGCGCGCCACTTGTTGAGGCGCTCCAAGCCATGGCGGACCGGCTGGAACTGGCTCCGATCACGCGGTTCGTTGACGGGATCGTCGTCGCGATCGAACGGGGGACGCCCCTCGCGGACATCCTCCGCGCGCAGGCGCAGGACGTGCGCGACCTCGCCAAGCGGGAGCTCATGGAGGCGGCCGGCAAGAAGGAGATCGGCATGATGATTCCGCTTGTCTTCGGCATACTGCCACTCACCATCATCTTCGCCGTCTACCCGGGCGTGGCCGCCGTCGTGCTGGGCTTCTGA
- a CDS encoding type II secretion system F family protein: MAALVGLVGGIGLFLVWWSFWPLPQRQERAKRTGRLEQLITQAGLHRVTPAGLVLSSLGLGAFVALVFYVVTAAAPVGLCFGLFAAGLPVALVSWQAKRRAAVMRELWPDVVDHIRSAIRAGLSLPEALMQLGYKGPEPLRGVFLEFAADYRSGGSFGFALDRLKARISDPVADRIVEALRLTREVGGSDLGRLLGTLSEFLRESARTRSELEARQSWTVNAARLAVAAPWIVLLLLSSRPEAMVAYARPAGFVVLVIGLAVSVFCYKLMLRIGALPQEERVLR; the protein is encoded by the coding sequence ATGGCGGCACTCGTCGGGCTCGTCGGCGGCATCGGGCTGTTTCTGGTCTGGTGGTCCTTCTGGCCGCTGCCCCAGCGGCAGGAGCGAGCCAAACGGACCGGGCGGCTCGAGCAGCTGATCACACAGGCAGGCCTCCATCGCGTGACGCCCGCCGGGCTCGTCCTCTCGAGTCTCGGCCTCGGCGCATTCGTCGCTCTCGTCTTCTACGTCGTGACCGCCGCGGCCCCCGTAGGCCTGTGCTTCGGCCTGTTCGCCGCGGGTTTGCCCGTCGCGTTGGTGAGCTGGCAGGCGAAGCGCCGCGCCGCCGTCATGCGCGAGCTGTGGCCCGACGTCGTGGACCACATCCGGTCCGCGATCCGCGCGGGCCTGTCGCTGCCCGAGGCCCTCATGCAGCTCGGCTACAAGGGCCCAGAGCCCCTCCGCGGCGTCTTCCTCGAGTTCGCCGCCGACTACCGTTCGGGCGGCAGCTTCGGTTTTGCCCTCGATCGGCTCAAGGCCCGGATCTCGGACCCCGTCGCCGACCGCATCGTCGAGGCCCTGCGCCTCACGCGCGAGGTCGGCGGATCGGACCTCGGACGGCTCCTCGGCACGCTCTCTGAGTTCCTGCGCGAGAGCGCACGGACGCGCAGCGAGCTCGAGGCGCGCCAGTCCTGGACCGTGAACGCCGCGCGGCTCGCGGTCGCGGCCCCGTGGATAGTGCTCCTACTCCTGTCGTCGCGGCCCGAGGCGATGGTGGCCTATGCGCGCCCGGCCGGCTTCGTCGTGCTCGTCATTGGCCTCGCGGTCTCCGTCTTCTGCTACAAGCTCATGCTCCGCATCGGGGCGCTTCCCCAAGAAGAGCGGGTGCTGCGGTGA
- a CDS encoding CpaF family protein, producing MDALRIVEGEVRELIRLRGIDPLGQTGDVRRLVDAAVVDYDERALLGAVPSLGSLDAARKSLFDAVAGFGPLQPFLDDPSIEEIWLNAPTEIYVARNGESELTGVTLTEQQVRDLVERMLKSSGRRLDLSSPFVDASLPDGSRLHVAIPDVTRRHWAVNIRKFVVKASRLDHLVELGTLTPQSARFLAAAVAGGLNILVSGATQAGKTTMLNCLGASIGSRERVVTVEEIFELQFPLRDVVGLQCRQPNLEGTGEIPLRRLVKEALRMRPDRLVVGEVREAESLDMLIALNSGLPGMCSIHANSAQDAVTKLCTLPLLAGANISSSFVVPTVAACIDLVVHCTRRPNGRRQVTEILALGQRVENGIIETSSVFAVDGDGILRARPTGLPAVEKFERAGVDIFSLMETA from the coding sequence GTGGATGCACTGCGCATTGTCGAGGGCGAGGTCCGAGAGCTGATCAGGCTCCGGGGCATCGATCCGCTCGGCCAGACAGGCGACGTGCGGCGTCTCGTGGATGCCGCTGTCGTCGACTATGACGAGCGTGCACTGCTGGGCGCCGTGCCATCCCTCGGCTCTCTCGATGCCGCGCGCAAGAGCCTGTTCGACGCCGTCGCCGGATTCGGCCCGCTCCAGCCGTTCCTCGACGATCCGAGCATCGAGGAGATCTGGCTCAATGCGCCGACCGAGATCTATGTAGCGCGCAACGGCGAGTCCGAGCTGACCGGAGTCACGCTCACCGAACAGCAGGTCCGCGACCTCGTGGAGCGCATGCTCAAGTCGTCCGGACGCCGGCTGGACCTCTCGAGCCCGTTCGTCGACGCATCGCTGCCCGACGGCTCACGACTGCACGTGGCCATTCCCGACGTCACGCGGCGCCACTGGGCCGTGAACATCCGCAAGTTCGTCGTCAAGGCGAGCAGACTCGACCACCTCGTCGAACTCGGCACGCTCACGCCGCAGTCCGCCAGATTCCTCGCGGCCGCCGTGGCCGGAGGACTCAACATCCTCGTCTCGGGCGCCACGCAGGCTGGCAAGACGACCATGCTCAACTGCCTCGGCGCATCCATCGGATCCAGAGAACGAGTCGTCACGGTCGAGGAGATCTTCGAGCTCCAGTTCCCGCTCCGCGACGTCGTGGGACTCCAGTGCCGTCAGCCCAATCTTGAGGGCACGGGCGAGATCCCGCTGCGCCGGCTCGTCAAGGAGGCCCTGCGCATGCGGCCCGACCGGCTCGTGGTGGGGGAGGTGCGCGAGGCGGAGAGCCTCGACATGCTCATCGCGCTCAACAGTGGACTTCCTGGGATGTGTAGTATCCACGCGAACTCGGCCCAGGACGCCGTCACGAAGCTGTGCACGCTGCCGCTCCTTGCCGGCGCGAACATCTCAAGTTCCTTTGTTGTGCCGACGGTCGCGGCCTGCATCGACCTCGTGGTCCACTGCACTCGGCGCCCGAACGGCCGCCGGCAGGTTACCGAGATCCTCGCCCTGGGCCAGCGCGTCGAGAACGGCATCATCGAGACGTCGTCGGTGTTCGCGGTCGACGGCGACGGAATCCTCCGCGCCCGGCCCACGGGCCTTCCCGCCGTGGAGAAGTTCGAGCGTGCGGGTGTCGACATCTTCTCGCTCATGGAGACCGCCTGA